The following coding sequences lie in one Arachis ipaensis cultivar K30076 chromosome B05, Araip1.1, whole genome shotgun sequence genomic window:
- the LOC107644235 gene encoding uncharacterized protein LOC107644235 isoform X1, whose product MAIMMPFQCPEVELLGFTTIFGNVATTDAIQNALSLCEIAGRQNLPVAEGSPEPLKPAAEYLNRKSLERNTIAEKLDSLIELTFLHLESCCLRLSEVFDVLVRSFQRTILNNYKSKFTQVLSLSLFSENDEDSSPKFRERSGVLHLFRSSSQSSIPSPSFRSSLVFILTVPNHLSFDDLIPWCGPHLHLHRLLFISFTASFEEDRQQFQCRDIEGQEEAPPSKKAATAVTPANDELAKWYGTSRGIKNSQCSFLGATKVKFLGHSMLPARVTRSW is encoded by the exons ATGGCGATTATGATGCCATTTCAATGCCCTGAGGTGGAGTTGCTGGGTTTTACCACCATTTTTGGTAATGTTGCTACCACAGATGCCATCCAGAATGCTTTGTCTTTG TGTGAGATCGCAGGCCGTCAAAATCTTCCTGTTGCAGAGGGTTCCCCTGAGCCATTGAAG cCTGCTGCAGAATATTTAAATAGGAAAAGTTTGGAGAGAAACACAATTGCTGAGAAATTAGATAGCTTGATTGAGCTGACTTTTTTGCATCTTGAGTCCTGTTGTCTGAGGTTGTCTGAG gtATTTGATGTTCTAGTGAGATCATTTCAAAGGACTATTTTGAATAACTACAAGTCAAAATTCACCCaagtactctctctctctctcttctccgaGAACGATGAAGATTCGAGCCCTAAATTCAGGGAGCGAAGCGGGGTTCTCCATTTGTTCCGGAGCTCGTCTCAATCCTCGATCCCAAGCCCTAGCTTTCGCTCTTCTCTTGTCTTCATTCTCACCGTTCCCAATCACCTCTCCTTTGATGACCTCATTCCCTGGTGCGGGCCTCACCTCCATCTCCACCGCCTCCTCTTCATCAG CTTTACCGCTTCCTTTGAGGAGGACCGGCAGCAATTTCAATGTCGTGATATTGAAGGGCAAG aagaagctcctccttcaaagAAAGCTGCTACTGCTGTCACTCCTGCCAATGATGAACTCGCCAAGTGGTATG GGACAAGTAGAGGAATCAAGAATTCACAATGCAGTTTCTTAGGTGCAACTAAGGTAAAATTTCTGGGGCACTCCATGCTACCTGCCAGGGTGACAAGATCCTGGTAG
- the LOC107644235 gene encoding uncharacterized protein LOC107644235 isoform X2, which translates to MAIMMPFQCPEVELLGFTTIFGNVATTDAIQNALSLCEIAGRQNLPVAEGSPEPLKPAAEYLNRKSLERNTIAEKLDSLIELTFLHLESCCLRLSEVFDVLVRSFQRTILNNYKSKFTQVLSLSLFSENDEDSSPKFRERSGVLHLFRSSSQSSIPSPSFRSSLVFILTVPNHLSFDDLIPWCGPHLHLHRLLFISFTASFEEDRQQFQCRDIEGQEAPPSKKAATAVTPANDELAKWYGTSRGIKNSQCSFLGATKVKFLGHSMLPARVTRSW; encoded by the exons ATGGCGATTATGATGCCATTTCAATGCCCTGAGGTGGAGTTGCTGGGTTTTACCACCATTTTTGGTAATGTTGCTACCACAGATGCCATCCAGAATGCTTTGTCTTTG TGTGAGATCGCAGGCCGTCAAAATCTTCCTGTTGCAGAGGGTTCCCCTGAGCCATTGAAG cCTGCTGCAGAATATTTAAATAGGAAAAGTTTGGAGAGAAACACAATTGCTGAGAAATTAGATAGCTTGATTGAGCTGACTTTTTTGCATCTTGAGTCCTGTTGTCTGAGGTTGTCTGAG gtATTTGATGTTCTAGTGAGATCATTTCAAAGGACTATTTTGAATAACTACAAGTCAAAATTCACCCaagtactctctctctctctcttctccgaGAACGATGAAGATTCGAGCCCTAAATTCAGGGAGCGAAGCGGGGTTCTCCATTTGTTCCGGAGCTCGTCTCAATCCTCGATCCCAAGCCCTAGCTTTCGCTCTTCTCTTGTCTTCATTCTCACCGTTCCCAATCACCTCTCCTTTGATGACCTCATTCCCTGGTGCGGGCCTCACCTCCATCTCCACCGCCTCCTCTTCATCAG CTTTACCGCTTCCTTTGAGGAGGACCGGCAGCAATTTCAATGTCGTGATATTGAAGGGCAAG aagctcctccttcaaagAAAGCTGCTACTGCTGTCACTCCTGCCAATGATGAACTCGCCAAGTGGTATG GGACAAGTAGAGGAATCAAGAATTCACAATGCAGTTTCTTAGGTGCAACTAAGGTAAAATTTCTGGGGCACTCCATGCTACCTGCCAGGGTGACAAGATCCTGGTAG
- the LOC107644235 gene encoding uncharacterized protein LOC107644235 isoform X5, protein MAIMMPFQCPEVELLGFTTIFGNVATTDAIQNALSLCEIAGRQNLPVAEGSPEPLKVFDVLVRSFQRTILNNYKSKFTQVLSLSLFSENDEDSSPKFRERSGVLHLFRSSSQSSIPSPSFRSSLVFILTVPNHLSFDDLIPWCGPHLHLHRLLFISFTASFEEDRQQFQCRDIEGQEEAPPSKKAATAVTPANDELAKWYGTSRGIKNSQCSFLGATKVKFLGHSMLPARVTRSW, encoded by the exons ATGGCGATTATGATGCCATTTCAATGCCCTGAGGTGGAGTTGCTGGGTTTTACCACCATTTTTGGTAATGTTGCTACCACAGATGCCATCCAGAATGCTTTGTCTTTG TGTGAGATCGCAGGCCGTCAAAATCTTCCTGTTGCAGAGGGTTCCCCTGAGCCATTGAAG gtATTTGATGTTCTAGTGAGATCATTTCAAAGGACTATTTTGAATAACTACAAGTCAAAATTCACCCaagtactctctctctctctcttctccgaGAACGATGAAGATTCGAGCCCTAAATTCAGGGAGCGAAGCGGGGTTCTCCATTTGTTCCGGAGCTCGTCTCAATCCTCGATCCCAAGCCCTAGCTTTCGCTCTTCTCTTGTCTTCATTCTCACCGTTCCCAATCACCTCTCCTTTGATGACCTCATTCCCTGGTGCGGGCCTCACCTCCATCTCCACCGCCTCCTCTTCATCAG CTTTACCGCTTCCTTTGAGGAGGACCGGCAGCAATTTCAATGTCGTGATATTGAAGGGCAAG aagaagctcctccttcaaagAAAGCTGCTACTGCTGTCACTCCTGCCAATGATGAACTCGCCAAGTGGTATG GGACAAGTAGAGGAATCAAGAATTCACAATGCAGTTTCTTAGGTGCAACTAAGGTAAAATTTCTGGGGCACTCCATGCTACCTGCCAGGGTGACAAGATCCTGGTAG
- the LOC107644235 gene encoding uncharacterized protein LOC107644235 isoform X4, protein MAIMMPFQCPEVELLGFTTIFGNVATTDAIQNALSLCEIAGRQNLPVAEGSPEPLKPAAEYLNRKSLERNTIAEKLDSLIELTFLHLESCCLRLSEVFDVLVRSFQRTILNNYKSKFTQVLSLSLFSENDEDSSPKFRERSGVLHLFRSSSQSSIPSPSFRSSLVFILTVPNHLSFDDLIPWCGPHLHLHRLLFISFTASFEEDRQQFQCRDIEGQEAPPSKKAATAVTPANDELAKWYGHVCRDK, encoded by the exons ATGGCGATTATGATGCCATTTCAATGCCCTGAGGTGGAGTTGCTGGGTTTTACCACCATTTTTGGTAATGTTGCTACCACAGATGCCATCCAGAATGCTTTGTCTTTG TGTGAGATCGCAGGCCGTCAAAATCTTCCTGTTGCAGAGGGTTCCCCTGAGCCATTGAAG cCTGCTGCAGAATATTTAAATAGGAAAAGTTTGGAGAGAAACACAATTGCTGAGAAATTAGATAGCTTGATTGAGCTGACTTTTTTGCATCTTGAGTCCTGTTGTCTGAGGTTGTCTGAG gtATTTGATGTTCTAGTGAGATCATTTCAAAGGACTATTTTGAATAACTACAAGTCAAAATTCACCCaagtactctctctctctctcttctccgaGAACGATGAAGATTCGAGCCCTAAATTCAGGGAGCGAAGCGGGGTTCTCCATTTGTTCCGGAGCTCGTCTCAATCCTCGATCCCAAGCCCTAGCTTTCGCTCTTCTCTTGTCTTCATTCTCACCGTTCCCAATCACCTCTCCTTTGATGACCTCATTCCCTGGTGCGGGCCTCACCTCCATCTCCACCGCCTCCTCTTCATCAG CTTTACCGCTTCCTTTGAGGAGGACCGGCAGCAATTTCAATGTCGTGATATTGAAGGGCAAG aagctcctccttcaaagAAAGCTGCTACTGCTGTCACTCCTGCCAATGATGAACTCGCCAAGTGGTATG GGCATGTATGCAGGGACAAGTAG
- the LOC107644235 gene encoding uncharacterized protein LOC107644235 isoform X3, whose amino-acid sequence MAIMMPFQCPEVELLGFTTIFGNVATTDAIQNALSLCEIAGRQNLPVAEGSPEPLKPAAEYLNRKSLERNTIAEKLDSLIELTFLHLESCCLRLSEVFDVLVRSFQRTILNNYKSKFTQVLSLSLFSENDEDSSPKFRERSGVLHLFRSSSQSSIPSPSFRSSLVFILTVPNHLSFDDLIPWCGPHLHLHRLLFISFTASFEEDRQQFQCRDIEGQEEAPPSKKAATAVTPANDELAKWYGHVCRDK is encoded by the exons ATGGCGATTATGATGCCATTTCAATGCCCTGAGGTGGAGTTGCTGGGTTTTACCACCATTTTTGGTAATGTTGCTACCACAGATGCCATCCAGAATGCTTTGTCTTTG TGTGAGATCGCAGGCCGTCAAAATCTTCCTGTTGCAGAGGGTTCCCCTGAGCCATTGAAG cCTGCTGCAGAATATTTAAATAGGAAAAGTTTGGAGAGAAACACAATTGCTGAGAAATTAGATAGCTTGATTGAGCTGACTTTTTTGCATCTTGAGTCCTGTTGTCTGAGGTTGTCTGAG gtATTTGATGTTCTAGTGAGATCATTTCAAAGGACTATTTTGAATAACTACAAGTCAAAATTCACCCaagtactctctctctctctcttctccgaGAACGATGAAGATTCGAGCCCTAAATTCAGGGAGCGAAGCGGGGTTCTCCATTTGTTCCGGAGCTCGTCTCAATCCTCGATCCCAAGCCCTAGCTTTCGCTCTTCTCTTGTCTTCATTCTCACCGTTCCCAATCACCTCTCCTTTGATGACCTCATTCCCTGGTGCGGGCCTCACCTCCATCTCCACCGCCTCCTCTTCATCAG CTTTACCGCTTCCTTTGAGGAGGACCGGCAGCAATTTCAATGTCGTGATATTGAAGGGCAAG aagaagctcctccttcaaagAAAGCTGCTACTGCTGTCACTCCTGCCAATGATGAACTCGCCAAGTGGTATG GGCATGTATGCAGGGACAAGTAG
- the LOC107644235 gene encoding uncharacterized protein LOC107644235 isoform X6, with protein sequence MAIMMPFQCPEVELLGFTTIFGNVATTDAIQNALSLCEIAGRQNLPVAEGSPEPLKPAAEYLNRKSLERNTIAEKLDSLIELTFLHLESCCLRLSEVFDVLVRSFQRTILNNYKSKFTQVLSLSLFSENDEDSSPKFRERSGVLHLFRSSSQSSIPSPSFRSSLVFILTVPNHLSFDDLIPWCGPHLHLHRLLFIRFFPNTQTPSGS encoded by the exons ATGGCGATTATGATGCCATTTCAATGCCCTGAGGTGGAGTTGCTGGGTTTTACCACCATTTTTGGTAATGTTGCTACCACAGATGCCATCCAGAATGCTTTGTCTTTG TGTGAGATCGCAGGCCGTCAAAATCTTCCTGTTGCAGAGGGTTCCCCTGAGCCATTGAAG cCTGCTGCAGAATATTTAAATAGGAAAAGTTTGGAGAGAAACACAATTGCTGAGAAATTAGATAGCTTGATTGAGCTGACTTTTTTGCATCTTGAGTCCTGTTGTCTGAGGTTGTCTGAG gtATTTGATGTTCTAGTGAGATCATTTCAAAGGACTATTTTGAATAACTACAAGTCAAAATTCACCCaagtactctctctctctctcttctccgaGAACGATGAAGATTCGAGCCCTAAATTCAGGGAGCGAAGCGGGGTTCTCCATTTGTTCCGGAGCTCGTCTCAATCCTCGATCCCAAGCCCTAGCTTTCGCTCTTCTCTTGTCTTCATTCTCACCGTTCCCAATCACCTCTCCTTTGATGACCTCATTCCCTGGTGCGGGCCTCACCTCCATCTCCACCGCCTCCTCTTCATCAG ATTTTTCCCTAACACACAAACACCATCTGGAAGCTGA
- the LOC107641169 gene encoding pentatricopeptide repeat-containing protein At1g63080, mitochondrial-like — protein MHDRGQTANIVTYNSLLNGMFKNKRLDKALMLFSQMKKSGIDPNIHTYRVLIDGLYNAKEIFQDFCVIDCPPNVRAYNIKIDGLCKKGLFKEALTQLLEMEHNGCLPNVVTFVTVIHALFEKDENDMAEKLLREMIARGLWDL, from the coding sequence ATGCATGATAGAGGTCAAACCGCTAATATAGTCACTTACAATTCCTTATTGAATGGGATGTTCAAAAACAAAAGACTTGACAAGGCACTTATGTTATTCAGTCAAATGAAAAAGAGTGGCATTGATCCAAATATACACACATACAGAGTACTTATTGATGGCCTATACAATGCAAAAGAGATTTTTCAAGATTTTTGCGTTATAGATTGTCCTCCAAATGTGAGGGCATACAATATTAAGATCGATGGGCTCTGCAAAAAGGGCTTATTTAAAGAAGCATTGACCCAGCTGTTGGAAATGGAACACAATGGTTGCTTACCAAATGTTGTGACTTTTGTAACTGTTATTCATGCTttgtttgaaaaagatgagaatgaCATGGCGGAGAAACTTCTTCGGGAAATGATTGCTAGAGGCTTGTGGGATTTATAA